The proteins below are encoded in one region of Coffea arabica cultivar ET-39 chromosome 4c, Coffea Arabica ET-39 HiFi, whole genome shotgun sequence:
- the LOC113739484 gene encoding UDP-glycosyltransferase 90A1-like — MVAISSPHFVVFPFMAQGHTIPLLYLARILRQHDVPVTVFTTPANSPSVRATLHDAGISIIELPFPADIDGIPQGVENTDKLPSMSLIFQFANATKLMQPQFEKALQDIKPVGCIISDAFLGWTQDTAAKLGIPRIGFYGMSSFATTLYFILGQERPHALTTSPDEPFSIPNFPKLSLTRNDFDPPFNELNPKGPWVDFMMEQNIAMAKSYSVIINSFYELEPSYTEYWNRCIGPKAWCLGPFAAAKPQVLLANESAKPNWMLWLDKKLQNGDSVLYVAFGTQAEVSQEQLLEIADGLEKSKANFLWVIRSKRLEISEGYEEKVKDRGMIVKEWVDQMEILRHKSIKGFLSHCGWNSVTEAICNGVPILAMPFMAEQHLNARLVSEEVGVGLRIMPSNGSVRGFVKAEEVEKRVKELMEGTKGEGVRKKMKEVGEAACGAIREGGSSWETLEHVIADVSNYHKISFF, encoded by the coding sequence ATGGTTGCAATTTCTTCCCCTCATTTTGTAGTTTTCCCATTCATGGCTCAAGGCCACACCATTCCCCTTCTCTACCTTGCTCGCATCCTCCGGCAGCACGATGTCCCTGTCACGGTATTCACAACCCCAGCAAACTCTCCATCAGTCCGTGCTACTCTCCATGATGCTGGCATCTCAATAATTGAACTACCTTTCCCAGCAGATATTGATGGCATCCCTCAAGGGGTTGAAAATACTGATAAACTTCCCTCCATGtcattaatttttcaatttgcaAACGCCACAAAGCTGATGCAGCCACAATTTGAAAAGGCACTTCAGGATATCAAACCAGTTGGCTGCATAATTTCTGATGCATTTCTTGGATGGACTCAAGATACTGCTGCAAAGCTCGGAATTCCAAGAATTGGTTTCTATGGTATGAGCAGCTTTGCTACTACCTTGTATTTCATTCTTGGTCAAGAAAGGCCACATGCACTGACTACATCACCTGATGAGCCCTTTTCTATCCCAAACTTTCCTAAACTCAGCTTAACAAGAAATGATTTCGATCCACCATTCAATGAACTTAATCCAAAGGGTCCTTGGGTTGATTTCATGATGGAGCAGAACATTGCTATGGCAAAAAGCTACAGTGTGATTATCAACAGCTTCTACGAGCTTGAACCTTCTTATACTGAGTACTGGAACAGATGCATCGGACCTAAAGCCTGGTGTCTTGGCCCTTTCGCCGCTGCCAAGCCACAAGTATTATTAGCTAATGAATCTGCAAAGCCAAACTGGATGCTCTGGCTTGACAAGAAGTTGCAGAATGGAGACTCGGTATTGTACGTGGCATTTGGAACTCAGGCCGAAGTATCACAGGAGCAACTGCTTGAAATTGCAGATGGTCTAGAAAAATCCAAGGCGAATTTCCTGTGGGTGATAAGATCAAAAAGGTTGGAAATCTCGGAAGGGTATGAAGAAAAGGTGAAGGATAGAGGGATGATAGTGAAAGAGTGGGTTGATCAAATGGAGATACTTAGGCACAAGAGTATAAAAGGGTTCTTGAGTCATTGTGGATGGAACTCGGTTACAGAAGCCATATGTAATGGAGTGCCCATCTTGGCAATGCCATTCATGGCCGAGCAACATCTGAATGCAAGACTTGTCTCGGAAGAGGTTGGTGTAGGACTGAGAATTATGCCCAGCAATGGATCAGTGAGGGGCTTTGTGAAGGCAGAGGAAGTGGAGAAAAGAGTGAAAGAGCTGATGGAAGGAACAAAAGGGGAGGGGGTAAGGAAGAAGATGAAGGAGGTTGGAGAAGCGGCTTGTGGTGCAATCAGAGAAGGTGGTTCCTCATGGGAAACTTTAGAGCACGTCATCGCTGATGTGAGTAATTATCACAAGATTAGCTTCTTTTAG